Below is a genomic region from Acidimicrobiia bacterium.
AAGCTGCTGTTCACCGGGGCCATGATCGTCTTGTTCCGGTTCGGCTCGAACCTGCCCGCGCCGGGCATCTCCGAGCAGAACGTCAGCTACTGCTCCCGGATGTCGAGCTCCGGCGGGGTCTTCGCCATCTTGAACCTGCTCAGCGGCAACTCGCTGCTGCACCTGACCGTGTTCGCGATCGGCATCCTGCCGTACATCACGGCCAGCATCATCGTGCAGATGCTCACCCAGGTGATCCCG
It encodes:
- a CDS encoding preprotein translocase subunit SecY, with amino-acid sequence MPVLSVFVRAFRTPDLRKKLLFTGAMIVLFRFGSNLPAPGISEQNVSYCSRMSSSGGVFAILNLLSGNSLLHLTVFAIGILPYITASIIVQMLTQVIP